From Plasmodium brasilianum strain Bolivian I chromosome Unknown PB_00_03, whole genome shotgun sequence, a single genomic window includes:
- a CDS encoding fam-l protein, whose translation MKLFFLIEISTFVLLSLICYFYKDVNIFIKYLDDNYKLDSKLNGTFRLLAKRKCDKNLCIVELKNEIPNNELNEQIYISNNKKAATRTSMQPNGSSLNNVGRNKHANKNRCYIFETKKYSRLEKKIFKELDYEDFLKNNRTISNKIYKKIIRKKLASELAPTLIFFIFLSLSFVLDYCGSYGLVWGLVDILKSFSSGWSKNIGSYLEGSFLKSLLGYKHPSARDSGKCCYTIPLLFNLFYVIPFIIYCIIIISRIVYYHKKVKKYEKIKYRKR comes from the exons atgaagctattttttttgattgaAATTTCTACTTTTGTACTTTTATCTTTGATATGCTATTTTTACAAAGATGTg AATATCTTTATCAAATACTTGGATGATAACTACAAACTAGACAGTAAATTAAATGGGACTTTTCGATTGCTGGCAAAACGTAAATGCGATAAGAATTTATGCATTGTAGAGTTAAAAAATGAGATACcaaataatgaattaaacgaacaaatatatatatctaataataaaaaagcgGCCACAAGAACATCGATGCAACCAAATGGAAGTTCACTGAATAATGTTGGAAGGAATAAACAtgctaataaaaatagatgttatatatttgaaacaaaaaaatattctcgtttagaaaaaaaaatattcaaagaacttgattatgaagattttcttaaaaataacagaACAATTAGTAATaagatttataaaaaaattatacgtaAAAAACTGGCATCGGAACTTGCTCCaactttaatatttttcatatttttatcgtTGTCATTTGTATTAGATTACTGTGGTAGTTATGGCCTTGTATGGGGGTTAGTTGATATATTGAAGAGCTTTTCAAGTGGTTGGTCCAAAAATATAGGTAGTTATTTGGAGGGATCATTCTTAAAATCGTTATTAGGTTATAAGCATCCATCAGCTAGAGATAGTGGTAAGTGTTGTTATACCATACCACTTCTTTTCAATCTATTTTACGTCATACccttcattatatattgtatCATAATTATATCAAGAATCGTTTATTACcacaaaaaagttaaaaaatatgaaaaaattaagtaccgtaaaaggtaa
- a CDS encoding PIR protein: MTLYLKHKKEIVDPISDVQKDTGKSAKNPGQKLLYSYDNASNNFNGQYFDSNDNYCIHIKNSFDFFIQHYDQFQKKVKNFFCKELNNFKEIYNNIMCNVTSCPGFTPMKSYLRNRLQKEKLIKLKEVEKEAIESPQNTHYEEIINYERSFHNIGYQPQLYT; the protein is encoded by the exons ATGACATTATATCTTAAacataaaaaggaaatagtAGATCCTATTTCAGATGTTCAAAAAGACACGGGTAAAAGTGCTAAAAATCCAGGACAGAAAT TACTATACAGTTATGATAATGCTTCTAACAATTTTAATGGGCAATATTTTGATTCTAATGATAACtattgtatacatattaaaaattccTTTGACTTTTTTATTCAACATTACGATCAATTccaaaaaaaagttaaaaactttttttgtaaagaattaaacaattttaaagaaatatataataatataatgtgtAATGTAACTTCTTGTCCTGGT tTTACTCCAATGAAATCATATCTACGTAATCGtttacaaaaagaaaaactaaTTAAACTTAAAGAAGTCGAAAAAGAAGCAATAGAATCACCACAAAACACACATTatgaagaaattataaattatgaacgAAGTTTTCATAATATAGGCTATCAACCACAATTATACACTTGA
- a CDS encoding uncharacterized protein (Plasmodium exported protein): protein MEEKFKLPFFIKIFSFILLTWINHFNNNMSSFNKYLDEKYDNIRKLGQITYRLLAKRKQMKRPYTIWINDVIPNNGRYIKKDIYNNEKINEEKNILADKVSLKSAENYKLPKRNESSMYIRGNLYCKKRIFDKIYYKNIVRNSWIKDFISLKEDIKLKLLGIFILGSSHVLVGITLIVLGQLGYLYDVNNVISLFNKIGLFVVLFYILTFVVAIAMLFIQRRVVKHLKALEKKYDINNTAYPSLRKVVKYNK, encoded by the exons ATggaagaaaaatttaagttaccattttttatcaaaattttttcttttatcctTTTGACATGGATAAATCATTTTAACAATAACATg AGTAgctttaataaatatttagatgAGAAGTATGACAATATTAGAAAATTAGGTCAAATAACTTATCGTTTACTAGCAAAACGTAAACAGATGAAACGTCCATATACTATATGGATAAATGATGTGATACCAAATAATGGAaggtacataaaaaaagatatatataataatgaaaaaataaatgaagaaaaaaatatattggcAGATAAAGTTTCATTAAAAAGTGCAGAAAACTATAAGCTACCTAAAAGAAATGAATCATCTATGTACATTCGAGGAaatttatattgtaaaaaaagaatatttgacaaaatatattataaaaatatagttagAAATTCATGGATTAAAgattttatatctttaaaggaagatataaaattaaaattacttgggatttttattttagggAGCTCCCATGTACTAGTTGGTATCACGTTAATAGTCTTAGGACAATTGGGGTACTTATATGATGTTAATAATGTTATaagtttatttaataaaataggtCTATTTGTTGTgttattctatatattaacatttgtAGTTGCAATAGCAATGTTGTTTATACAAAGAAGAGTTGTAAAACATTTAAAGGctttagaaaaaaagtatgatattaataatacgGCATATCCTTCTTTACGTAAGGtagttaaatataataaataa